CAGCGATATGTCAGTCCTGTTACTCTTTTCCAGAAAAGAGGCGACCGAAAAAACGCGTGAATTGGTCACAAAAATGGCTTCGATATCATTGTGCTTATGTAAAACTTGCGTCAGGTCGCGGGTTACCGACAGACTATCCGTATCCTTAATGTCAATGCGGATGATTTCGCCGGGCAGGTTATGATCCTTAAAGTATGCGCGGAAACCTTCTTCGATCTGCGGGTAATTGTAGTTATCAATCTCTTTTGAGATGTTGACTACCAGTACTTTATGGTTTTCTTTCAGCCTGTACGTGAGCAATCTGGCACCGACGTAGCCGCTTTGGAATAAATGCGGACCAATGTAGCACAGCTTGTCCTGGCCAGGAATGTCGGAATCGATGAATGTAAAAGGGATTTTGTGCTTGTGGCAGGCCTGTACAAATTGCCGTGACTCCTCGATGAAGGAAGGAGAGAGCAGGACTCCCTGAAAGTGTCCATCGAGGATCAGCGCGGCCTGTTCATTAAAAGACTTTTCACTATTCAGGTCGAAAAAGAATGTTTTTACCAATACGCCATACTTCCTGATCTCGGCTTCGGCTCGGACAACACCTTTCAGCGGCGCTTCCCAGAAATCAGTCTCTTCCGAAACACGAGGAATTAGTACCGCCAATGATATGATTTTTTTAGAAGCCAGCCGGCTCGCCAGAATATTGGGCTGGTAGTCAAGCTCCTTGATGATTTCAATGATCTTTTTCTTGGTTTTTTCTGAAACACCGGTCCGGTTGTGGATCACCCTGTCTACTGTTGCGATGGAAACATTGGCCCTTCGCGCTATTTCTTTTACCCCAAAATAGGTGTTGTCTTTCTCCATTCGGAAAGCTAAAATTTGAATGTCAAAATTTGTAAGTACTGCAAATGACTGTAATTCATTGGCGGTGCCCCTAATAAAGCGGTTTTACAATTCATTTTACGGTTTCCTTTCTGATTTTTGGTTTTTTAATTTCTCAAAATGCATTGTAAACTACGGCCCATTCCGCAAAAGGAAAGGGATCTTAATTCTAATTTTAAACAAAACCCGAACTGGTAGTCTCGGGATTGAAATATTTGATAAATTTCCCGGATTGTCCGAACCGGATCTTTTATTCTAAACCAAAACCTTCATATGTTCCGATTACTTTCTGTGCTTTTTGTTTCGCTGTGCTTATGTGTTCTGATGAGTTTTCAATCTCAGAAGCCAGCTGCAAAAACGCCTAATATTGTTCTTTTCTTTATCGATGACCTCGGTTATGGCGACTTGTCGGTCAATGGTGCATTGGGATACAAAACACCGAACCTCGATAAAATGGCTGCGGAAGGAACGCGGTTTACCAATTTTATGGCGGCGCAGGCCGTGTGCAGCGCATCCCGTGCCGCATTATTGACGGGTTGTTATCCGAACCGCGTGGGGATTTCAGGTGCATTGGGGCCTCAGTCAGCGGTTGGTCTTAGCCAAAAAGAAGAAACCATTGCCGAGCTGGTAAAAGCGCAGGGTTATGCGACTGGTATTTTTGGTAAATGGCATTTGGGAAGCGATGAGGAGTTTTTGCCGCTGCAACAAGGTTTCGACGAATACTATGGTGTGCCTTACTCACATGATATGTGGCCGTTGCATCCATGGCAGGAACGCGCAAAGTATCCACCGCTACATTGGATTGATGGTAACAAGCCAGGCAAAGAGATCAAAAACCTGGAAGACGCCAGTGAACTGACACCAACCATCACCGAGCATGCGGTTGCATTTATCAAGAAAAACAAGAACAAGCCATTCTTTATGTACGTGCCGCATCCGTTGCCGCACGTTCCTTTGGCAGCTTCGGCTAAGTTTAAAGGTAAAAGCGAGCGCGGGATCTTCGGAGATGTGCTGATGGAACTCGACTGGTCGGTAGGGGAGATTATGAAAGAGCTGAAAGCCCAAGGCCTTGACCAGAATACATTGGTGATTTTTACGAGTGACAATGGCCCGTGGCTGAACTATGGTGACCATGCAGGCTCATCGGGCGGTTTCCGTGAAGG
The genomic region above belongs to Dyadobacter pollutisoli and contains:
- a CDS encoding substrate-binding domain-containing protein, whose translation is MEKDNTYFGVKEIARRANVSIATVDRVIHNRTGVSEKTKKKIIEIIKELDYQPNILASRLASKKIISLAVLIPRVSEETDFWEAPLKGVVRAEAEIRKYGVLVKTFFFDLNSEKSFNEQAALILDGHFQGVLLSPSFIEESRQFVQACHKHKIPFTFIDSDIPGQDKLCYIGPHLFQSGYVGARLLTYRLKENHKVLVVNISKEIDNYNYPQIEEGFRAYFKDHNLPGEIIRIDIKDTDSLSVTRDLTQVLHKHNDIEAIFVTNSRVFSVASFLEKSNRTDISLIGYDFLKENIEFLKKGLIDFLICHKPEEQGYRGLMALYQTLVLGAPVDKVHFMPIDIITKENQAFYQN
- a CDS encoding sulfatase family protein; the protein is MFRLLSVLFVSLCLCVLMSFQSQKPAAKTPNIVLFFIDDLGYGDLSVNGALGYKTPNLDKMAAEGTRFTNFMAAQAVCSASRAALLTGCYPNRVGISGALGPQSAVGLSQKEETIAELVKAQGYATGIFGKWHLGSDEEFLPLQQGFDEYYGVPYSHDMWPLHPWQERAKYPPLHWIDGNKPGKEIKNLEDASELTPTITEHAVAFIKKNKNKPFFMYVPHPLPHVPLAASAKFKGKSERGIFGDVLMELDWSVGEIMKELKAQGLDQNTLVIFTSDNGPWLNYGDHAGSSGGFREGKGTSFEGGQREPCIMRWPGVVPAGRVSNKLLSTIDILPTIAKLTGAKLPKEKIDGIEFTDLLKGDDTKTPRENFLYYYRKNSLEAVRKHDWKLVFAHPGRTYEGSLPGKNGQPGPSPEDHDFPKALYNLARDPGERYNVLEQNPEIVAELEKIADAAREDLGDDLQKREGKNNRPAGQASRK